The following coding sequences lie in one Alloacidobacterium dinghuense genomic window:
- a CDS encoding Lrp/AsnC family transcriptional regulator, giving the protein MDSAEILDDYSRKLLAELQRDARASFADLGRRIGLSASATAERLRRMEDAGIIRGYSVDVDREALGLPILAMVRMTCDGPRYHPFLKFVKELPEVQECHHVTGGDAFFLQVTAASIAELERVIERLLPYGIPTTSIVLSSPVARRAFELSRSRG; this is encoded by the coding sequence ATGGATTCAGCGGAAATTCTTGATGATTACAGCAGAAAATTGCTTGCCGAGTTGCAGCGGGATGCTCGGGCGTCATTTGCTGACCTGGGGCGGCGGATCGGGCTGTCGGCCTCAGCTACGGCGGAGCGGCTGCGGCGCATGGAGGATGCCGGGATCATCCGGGGCTATTCCGTTGATGTGGATCGCGAGGCGCTGGGGTTGCCGATTCTGGCCATGGTGCGCATGACCTGCGATGGGCCGCGGTATCACCCATTTCTCAAGTTTGTGAAAGAGCTGCCCGAGGTCCAGGAATGCCATCACGTGACCGGGGGCGACGCCTTCTTTCTGCAGGTCACGGCTGCGTCGATTGCGGAGTTGGAGCGGGTGATCGAGCGGCTGCTGCCCTATGGGATTCCGACAACCAGTATTGTGCTTTCGTCTCCGGTGGCTCGGCGGGCGTTTGAGCTTTCGCGGAGCCGAGGTTGA
- the hutH gene encoding histidine ammonia-lyase produces the protein MEVGAIALAGQALTIEEIAAVATNGRKVTVAAEAWPKINASREVVERVVTSGETAYGINTGFGKLADVRISNGDLKALQRNLVLSHASGIGEPLPEPETRAMLLLRANVLAKGHSGVRPIVLETLVALLNERIHPVIPSRGSVGASGDLAPLAHLALALIGEGEVIYQDKRVGACCALREAGIAPLTLEAKEGLALLNGTQAMAATGALALDRALRVTQLLDLAGAMSLEALRGTPTAFDERIHAARPHRGQIAAAAHLRRLLEDSEIRESHRHNDPRVQDAYCLRCMPQVHGAARGALAHVREVIETEAGSATDNPLIFADENDILSGGNFHGAPLALALDYAAIALTDLMSISERRIDRLINPDINEGLPPFLSDTPGISSGLMIAHVAAAALLNEAKVLSHPASVDSVPTSGGKEDHVSMGMTSALKLRQIVENAEHVLAIEMMSAAQGLDYRQPLKPAREVERARRVVRTFLPRLAEDRVLSTDIERLATEIRVGAFDAWKN, from the coding sequence ATGGAAGTTGGAGCAATCGCGCTTGCCGGACAAGCGCTCACCATCGAAGAAATCGCAGCCGTCGCCACGAACGGCCGCAAGGTTACCGTAGCCGCCGAAGCCTGGCCAAAGATCAATGCCAGCCGCGAAGTGGTCGAAAGAGTCGTAACCAGCGGCGAAACCGCCTACGGAATCAACACCGGCTTCGGCAAGCTAGCCGATGTCCGCATCTCGAACGGCGACCTCAAAGCCCTGCAGCGCAACCTGGTCCTGAGCCATGCCAGCGGGATCGGCGAGCCACTGCCTGAGCCCGAAACGCGCGCCATGCTGCTGCTCCGCGCCAACGTCCTCGCCAAAGGACACAGCGGTGTTCGCCCCATCGTCCTCGAAACGCTGGTCGCGCTGCTGAACGAGCGCATTCACCCCGTCATCCCCTCGCGCGGATCGGTCGGAGCCAGCGGCGACCTCGCGCCTCTGGCCCACCTCGCGCTCGCCCTCATCGGCGAAGGCGAAGTGATCTACCAAGACAAGCGCGTCGGAGCCTGCTGCGCTCTGCGCGAAGCCGGAATCGCGCCGCTCACGCTCGAAGCCAAGGAAGGACTCGCGCTCCTCAACGGCACCCAGGCCATGGCCGCAACCGGAGCGCTCGCGCTCGACCGCGCCCTGCGCGTCACCCAGCTCCTCGACCTCGCCGGAGCCATGTCACTCGAAGCCCTGCGCGGCACGCCCACCGCCTTCGATGAGCGCATCCACGCCGCCCGCCCGCATCGCGGCCAGATCGCCGCCGCCGCGCACCTGCGCCGCCTGCTCGAAGACAGCGAAATCCGCGAATCGCACCGCCACAACGACCCCCGCGTGCAGGACGCCTACTGCCTCCGCTGCATGCCACAAGTCCACGGAGCCGCTCGCGGCGCCCTCGCCCATGTCCGCGAAGTCATCGAAACCGAAGCCGGCTCGGCCACCGACAACCCGCTCATCTTCGCCGACGAAAACGACATCCTCTCGGGAGGCAACTTCCACGGCGCGCCGCTCGCCCTCGCCCTCGACTACGCCGCCATCGCTCTCACCGACCTGATGAGCATCAGCGAACGCCGCATCGACCGCCTCATCAATCCAGACATCAATGAAGGCCTTCCCCCATTCCTCTCCGACACGCCCGGAATCTCCTCCGGCCTGATGATCGCCCACGTCGCCGCCGCCGCGTTGCTCAATGAAGCCAAGGTCCTCTCGCATCCCGCCAGCGTTGACTCTGTACCGACCTCGGGAGGCAAGGAAGACCATGTCTCCATGGGCATGACGTCGGCCCTCAAGCTGCGCCAGATCGTCGAGAACGCCGAACACGTCCTCGCCATCGAGATGATGAGCGCTGCGCAAGGCCTCGACTACCGCCAGCCGCTCAAGCCCGCCCGCGAAGTGGAACGGGCCCGGCGAGTCGTCCGTACCTTCCTACCTCGCCTCGCCGAAGACCGTGTATTGTCAACCGATATCGAGCGACTCGCCACCGAGATCCGAGTCGGCGCTTTCGACGCCTGGAAGAACTGA
- the hutU gene encoding urocanate hydratase — protein MLEATTEVIRAPRGTSLNTKGWQQEAALRMLMNNLDPDVAERPDDLVVYGGTGKAARNWECFHAIVRALKSLENDETLLIQSGKPVGILRTHEAAPRVLLANSNLVGKWSNWEHFHELERKGLMMYGQMTAGSWIYIGSQGIVQGTYETFAEAGRRHFGSLDGKFVVSAGMGGMGGAQPLAATMNGARFLGIDVDAARIEKRLASGYCDHIARTLDEALAILHAARRDGKAISVGLVANAADVLPELIRRNIVPDVLTDQTSAHDPLNGYVPNCMTLKEALGLRQHNPEEYTRQSMRTMGEHVKAMLELKHMGAVTFDYGNNIRTQAKLVGVEDAYEIPGFVPEYIRPLFCEGKGPFRWVALSGDPRDIYRTDELVLELFPEDASLHRWIELAQKRIHFQGLPARICWLGYGQRAKFGVAMNELVRKGEISAPIVIGRDHLDAGSVASPYRETEGMLDGSDAVADWPLLNALVNTAAGASWVSIHNGGGVGIGYSHHAGMVVVADGSDLAAQRLERVLTTDPGTGVLRHVDAGYEQAIQFAKNKGVRVPMREDRA, from the coding sequence ATGCTGGAAGCAACCACCGAAGTCATCCGCGCCCCACGCGGCACAAGCCTCAACACCAAAGGCTGGCAGCAGGAAGCCGCGCTGCGCATGCTGATGAACAACCTCGACCCCGACGTCGCTGAGCGCCCCGATGACCTCGTCGTCTACGGTGGAACCGGCAAAGCCGCGCGCAACTGGGAATGCTTCCACGCCATCGTCCGCGCCCTCAAGAGCCTCGAGAATGACGAGACGCTGCTCATCCAATCCGGCAAGCCGGTTGGCATCCTGCGCACGCACGAAGCCGCGCCGCGCGTGCTGCTCGCCAATTCCAACCTTGTCGGCAAATGGTCGAACTGGGAGCACTTCCACGAACTCGAACGTAAGGGCCTGATGATGTACGGCCAGATGACTGCCGGCTCCTGGATCTACATCGGCAGCCAGGGCATCGTGCAGGGAACCTACGAGACTTTCGCCGAAGCTGGACGCCGCCACTTCGGCTCGCTCGACGGCAAGTTCGTCGTCTCGGCCGGAATGGGCGGCATGGGTGGGGCCCAGCCTCTGGCCGCAACGATGAACGGCGCCCGCTTCCTCGGCATCGACGTAGACGCAGCGCGCATCGAAAAGCGCCTGGCAAGCGGCTACTGCGACCACATTGCCAGGACGCTCGACGAAGCCTTGGCCATCCTCCACGCAGCCAGGCGCGACGGCAAAGCCATCTCCGTCGGCCTCGTCGCCAATGCAGCCGACGTGCTGCCCGAATTGATCCGCCGTAATATCGTCCCCGATGTACTCACCGACCAGACCAGCGCGCATGACCCGCTGAACGGCTACGTCCCCAACTGCATGACCTTGAAAGAAGCCCTCGGCCTGCGCCAGCACAACCCCGAAGAATACACACGCCAGTCGATGCGAACGATGGGCGAGCACGTGAAAGCCATGCTGGAGTTGAAGCACATGGGCGCAGTCACCTTCGACTACGGCAACAACATTCGCACGCAGGCGAAGCTCGTCGGAGTCGAAGACGCCTACGAGATTCCCGGCTTTGTGCCTGAGTACATCCGCCCGCTCTTCTGCGAAGGCAAAGGCCCATTCCGCTGGGTCGCGCTCTCCGGCGACCCGAGGGACATCTACCGCACTGACGAGCTAGTCCTCGAACTCTTTCCCGAAGACGCAAGCCTCCATCGCTGGATCGAACTGGCCCAAAAGCGCATTCACTTCCAGGGACTGCCGGCCCGTATTTGCTGGCTCGGTTATGGACAACGCGCCAAGTTCGGCGTCGCCATGAACGAGTTGGTGCGCAAAGGTGAGATCAGCGCTCCCATCGTCATCGGGCGCGATCACCTTGACGCAGGTTCGGTAGCATCTCCCTACCGTGAAACCGAAGGCATGCTAGACGGTTCCGACGCCGTCGCCGACTGGCCACTGCTGAACGCCCTCGTTAACACCGCGGCCGGCGCATCTTGGGTAAGCATCCACAACGGCGGTGGCGTGGGCATCGGCTATTCGCATCACGCCGGAATGGTTGTCGTCGCCGACGGATCTGACCTCGCTGCGCAGCGCCTGGAACGCGTCCTCACGACCGACCCTGGGACAGGCGTGCTGCGTCACGTCGACGCTGGTTACGAACAGGCAATCCAGTTTGCAAAAAATAAAGGAGTTCGCGTACCAATGCGCGAAGATCGCGCGTGA
- the hutI gene encoding imidazolonepropionase yields the protein MSQFSSLLITNCSQLVTLAGPSRPRLGLEMRDLGIVDDGAMLVRDRRIAAVGARNEIEPAATDDTEVIDVGGRVVMPGFVDAHTHLVFAGNRAEEFEMRCAGMTYQQIAERGGGIRSTVRSTREATEGELVTAGQKHARWFLQGGTTTVEAKSGYGLTVHDELKLLRAIRRVSETTSLRCVPTFLGAHEIPDEYKTQADKYVDLIVDEMLPVVAKENLAEFCDVFCESKVFSVTQADRVLSAAKRLGLGLRVHADQFTSSGAIDLAATLGAKTVDHLEQTTRDSIAVMKKLDVQPVLLPGSVYAIGSQKYAPARAMIEAGLPVVIATDFNPGSSPTTSMTMILSLACTQMKMTPAEAVTASTINAAWSLNRAHEIGSLEPGRIADFVIHDAEDYRELAYFFGNHRPHAVFAAGVRV from the coding sequence GTGAGCCAATTCTCGTCGCTTCTCATCACGAATTGCTCACAGCTTGTAACGCTTGCAGGACCATCCCGGCCGCGCCTCGGCCTCGAGATGAGAGATCTTGGAATCGTGGACGACGGCGCCATGCTCGTACGGGATAGACGCATCGCCGCTGTCGGCGCGCGAAATGAGATCGAACCTGCAGCCACTGACGATACTGAGGTGATTGACGTAGGTGGCCGCGTGGTCATGCCGGGCTTCGTCGACGCGCACACGCATCTGGTCTTTGCGGGCAACCGAGCCGAAGAATTCGAGATGCGATGCGCAGGCATGACCTACCAGCAGATCGCAGAGCGCGGCGGTGGGATCCGCTCCACCGTTCGAAGCACACGCGAAGCGACGGAAGGAGAGCTGGTGACTGCAGGGCAGAAACACGCCCGCTGGTTTCTGCAAGGTGGAACCACGACGGTTGAAGCAAAGTCCGGATACGGCCTGACGGTCCACGATGAGTTGAAGCTGCTGCGTGCAATCCGCCGCGTTTCAGAAACGACTTCGCTGCGTTGCGTACCGACATTTCTCGGCGCTCACGAGATTCCGGATGAATACAAAACGCAAGCAGACAAGTATGTCGACCTGATTGTGGACGAGATGCTCCCAGTCGTCGCCAAAGAAAATCTCGCTGAGTTCTGCGACGTCTTCTGCGAGTCGAAGGTTTTCAGCGTAACGCAGGCAGATCGGGTGCTCTCTGCGGCGAAGCGTCTTGGACTGGGCTTGCGCGTACATGCTGACCAATTCACCTCAAGCGGTGCCATCGATCTTGCTGCAACGCTCGGAGCGAAAACGGTTGATCATCTGGAGCAGACCACACGGGATTCCATCGCCGTTATGAAGAAGTTGGATGTTCAGCCGGTACTGCTGCCGGGTTCGGTCTACGCCATCGGCTCGCAGAAATATGCTCCCGCGCGAGCCATGATCGAAGCCGGATTGCCGGTCGTGATCGCAACAGATTTCAATCCGGGTTCGTCACCCACGACTTCGATGACAATGATTCTGTCGCTCGCCTGCACGCAAATGAAAATGACTCCTGCGGAAGCTGTCACGGCGTCGACGATCAATGCCGCATGGAGTCTCAATCGTGCACACGAGATCGGTAGCCTCGAACCGGGCAGGATCGCTGATTTTGTGATCCACGATGCAGAAGACTATCGGGAATTAGCGTACTTTTTTGGGAATCATCGACCGCATGCCGTCTTTGCGGCGGGTGTCAGAGTTTGA
- the ilvA gene encoding threonine ammonia-lyase: MSVSLQDVRAARARIRDFIYRSPAQRSAALSEMTGQQVFLKLDNLQRTGAFKERGALNKILTLSDSEKSRGVIAASAGNHAQAVAFHAMQHGIKARIVMPLMTPLVKVSSTAAFGAEVVLHGTNYDEACTEALRQGDVEEMTFLHPFDDAEVIAGQGTIGLELLEQVDALEAVVVPIGGGGLISGVACAIKESNPKIRVVGVQTERLPSMLRAAEAGKPVTVPAEATIADGIAVRRAGEQTLGLVQRYVDEIVTVDEEEIAKAILILLEREKTLAEGAGAVGLAALLQRKTSLNGRRTAVLVGGGNIDVSLLAKIIERGLVKDGRRTRLRIHLTDRPGALHQLTKILADVRANIVQTSHDRAYYGVNLGDTVIDFTLETRGYEHIREIADVLTAAGYRHERIE, from the coding sequence ATGAGTGTGTCACTACAGGATGTACGGGCAGCCCGAGCGCGGATTCGCGATTTCATTTATCGTTCACCCGCTCAGCGCTCCGCAGCGCTGTCGGAGATGACTGGACAGCAGGTATTTCTCAAACTCGACAACCTGCAGCGAACCGGAGCCTTCAAGGAACGCGGAGCGCTGAACAAAATTCTTACGCTGTCAGACTCCGAAAAATCGCGGGGCGTCATCGCGGCCAGCGCGGGCAATCACGCGCAGGCTGTTGCATTTCATGCAATGCAGCACGGCATTAAGGCACGCATTGTGATGCCGTTGATGACGCCTCTGGTCAAGGTCTCTTCCACCGCGGCATTCGGCGCTGAAGTCGTGCTCCACGGAACCAATTATGATGAGGCTTGTACGGAAGCTCTGCGGCAAGGGGATGTCGAAGAGATGACCTTTCTACATCCATTCGACGACGCCGAGGTCATCGCAGGGCAGGGAACGATCGGACTGGAGTTGCTGGAACAGGTGGATGCCCTTGAGGCTGTCGTTGTACCCATCGGTGGTGGCGGACTAATCAGCGGCGTAGCCTGTGCCATCAAAGAAAGCAATCCGAAGATTCGTGTCGTTGGTGTACAGACCGAGCGGCTGCCTTCCATGCTTCGCGCGGCTGAGGCAGGCAAGCCGGTTACAGTGCCTGCTGAAGCAACGATTGCCGATGGTATCGCCGTACGACGCGCGGGAGAGCAGACCTTAGGCCTCGTGCAGCGATATGTCGACGAAATTGTTACGGTAGACGAAGAAGAAATCGCTAAGGCCATTCTGATTTTGCTGGAGCGCGAGAAGACGCTGGCGGAAGGTGCGGGCGCTGTCGGGCTGGCTGCGCTTTTGCAGCGAAAAACATCGCTCAATGGCCGGCGCACAGCGGTTCTGGTGGGCGGCGGCAATATTGATGTCAGCCTGCTGGCAAAAATCATCGAGCGTGGTCTGGTGAAGGATGGACGGCGTACCCGCCTGCGCATTCATTTAACTGACAGGCCTGGCGCGCTGCATCAGCTCACAAAAATTCTTGCCGATGTGCGAGCAAATATTGTGCAGACGTCGCATGACCGCGCGTACTACGGCGTGAACCTGGGTGATACCGTCATCGACTTTACGCTCGAAACACGCGGATATGAGCACATCCGCGAAATAGCGGATGTGCTGACCGCTGCCGGCTATCGCCACGAGAGGATTGAGTAG
- a CDS encoding LacI family DNA-binding transcriptional regulator, whose protein sequence is MNIKEVAKLAKVSTATVSRTINGSDKVTPETAERVRRAIETLKFYPNTYARALGSGRSSLYGLIISDLTNPFFPELVKSFEEIAVQHGQEVLIANTNYDPHRMEVCVSRMLQRKVDGVAIMTSEMTEHLVEELAVRRIPLAFLDTAIPQKGVSNILVDYAVGIDAAVEHLTSLGHRAISFIAGPVSLTSARIRKRAFIHCLERNRIKLDPHFMEEGNHRTDGGYEAMCRLLDLKVRPTAVLTSNDMTAIGAMVAISERGLEIPKDISIIGFDDIELSSFTKPPLTTVRLSRQEIAKMAFRALYNTYQSGAAKGAQYPIETSLIVRQSTGPKPATKR, encoded by the coding sequence ATGAACATTAAAGAGGTTGCCAAGCTCGCCAAGGTCTCAACCGCTACCGTATCCCGCACTATCAACGGCTCCGATAAGGTCACTCCGGAGACAGCCGAACGCGTACGCCGGGCCATCGAAACGCTCAAGTTTTATCCCAACACTTACGCGCGCGCTCTGGGATCAGGTCGCAGCAGCCTGTACGGGCTGATTATTTCCGATCTCACCAACCCCTTCTTCCCGGAGCTGGTGAAGAGCTTTGAAGAGATCGCAGTACAGCACGGGCAGGAAGTGTTGATTGCAAACACTAACTATGATCCGCACCGCATGGAAGTCTGCGTGAGCCGCATGCTGCAGCGCAAGGTAGACGGCGTGGCGATCATGACATCCGAAATGACAGAGCACTTGGTCGAGGAGCTGGCAGTTCGCCGTATACCTCTGGCCTTCCTCGATACTGCTATACCGCAGAAGGGCGTGAGCAACATTCTGGTTGATTACGCCGTGGGCATTGATGCCGCTGTCGAACACTTGACCAGCCTGGGACACAGAGCTATCAGCTTTATCGCTGGTCCTGTCTCACTTACCTCGGCGCGCATCCGTAAGCGGGCATTCATCCATTGTTTGGAGCGAAATCGCATCAAGCTCGATCCTCACTTTATGGAGGAAGGCAATCATCGCACCGACGGCGGATACGAAGCAATGTGTCGCCTGCTTGATCTCAAGGTGCGTCCGACTGCGGTGCTTACCTCCAACGACATGACAGCGATCGGGGCAATGGTAGCGATTTCCGAGCGCGGCCTGGAAATCCCTAAAGATATCTCGATCATCGGGTTCGATGACATTGAGCTTAGCTCTTTCACTAAGCCCCCGCTTACTACGGTGCGCCTGTCAAGACAGGAAATAGCCAAGATGGCCTTCCGAGCGCTTTACAACACCTATCAATCCGGCGCAGCCAAAGGAGCTCAATATCCGATTGAGACAAGTTTGATTGTGCGCCAGTCAACTGGGCCAAAACCGGCGACCAAACGGTAG
- a CDS encoding cellulase family glycosylhydrolase: MRYRLRLVGLLALCLGLAFAGCAPAQRWPEPKANEWYARQAWPVGSNFIPADAINQLEMWQADTFDPQEIDKELGWAQGIGMNTMRVFLHDLLWQQDSTGFRQRIDTFLTIAGKHHIKPIFVLFDSCWDPNPKLGPQHPPIPGVHNSGWVQSPGEKALRDASQYPRLKAYVQGVVGAFANDNRILAWDLWNEPSNGNDSSYGKDDPRNKSQLVLALLPQVFSWAREEHPSQPLTSGVWTGDWSSLDKMDAISRVQIEQSDVVSFHNYGWPEEFEQRIQWLTQFHRPLICTEYMARGAGSTFDTILPIAKRYRVAAINWGFVAGKTQTYLPWDSWQRPYVLQQPTVWFHDIFHADGKPYREREVDLIRQLMSSPAPTSGGDE, encoded by the coding sequence TTGCGGTATCGTTTGAGACTTGTCGGACTATTGGCACTTTGCCTCGGCCTTGCGTTCGCAGGCTGCGCTCCGGCCCAGCGATGGCCGGAGCCAAAAGCGAACGAATGGTATGCGCGGCAAGCTTGGCCTGTCGGTAGTAATTTCATTCCTGCTGATGCGATCAATCAGCTGGAGATGTGGCAGGCCGATACCTTCGACCCACAGGAAATCGACAAAGAACTGGGATGGGCGCAGGGCATCGGCATGAATACGATGCGCGTCTTCCTCCATGACTTGCTCTGGCAGCAGGACTCAACAGGTTTCCGGCAGCGAATCGATACTTTTCTCACCATCGCTGGTAAACACCACATCAAGCCGATCTTTGTTCTGTTCGATTCCTGTTGGGATCCGAATCCCAAACTCGGTCCACAGCACCCGCCAATTCCCGGAGTCCACAACTCCGGATGGGTGCAGAGCCCCGGTGAAAAGGCGCTGCGCGACGCGTCACAATATCCTCGCCTCAAAGCTTACGTTCAGGGGGTAGTCGGAGCCTTCGCCAACGACAACCGAATCCTTGCATGGGACCTGTGGAACGAGCCGAGCAACGGCAACGACAGTTCCTACGGCAAAGATGATCCGCGGAACAAGAGCCAGCTGGTATTGGCTTTGTTGCCTCAGGTATTTTCCTGGGCGCGGGAAGAGCATCCATCGCAGCCACTCACCAGCGGTGTCTGGACCGGCGACTGGTCGTCTCTCGACAAGATGGACGCGATTTCCCGCGTCCAGATTGAACAATCGGATGTTGTCTCGTTCCACAACTACGGCTGGCCCGAAGAGTTCGAACAGCGCATTCAGTGGCTCACGCAGTTCCATCGCCCTCTCATTTGCACCGAATATATGGCGCGCGGTGCGGGCAGCACCTTCGACACCATCCTGCCCATTGCGAAGAGGTATCGCGTAGCTGCCATTAACTGGGGATTTGTCGCCGGCAAAACACAAACCTATCTGCCGTGGGATTCCTGGCAACGACCATACGTTCTCCAGCAGCCGACCGTCTGGTTCCACGATATTTTCCACGCCGATGGCAAGCCCTACCGCGAGCGTGAAGTGGATCTGATCCGGCAACTCATGAGCTCACCGGCTCCAACTTCAGGCGGAGACGAATAA
- a CDS encoding CRTAC1 family protein — protein sequence MGGNSTGGVHAPVHDAENRPITAGGFVDSGPVIFQDISKQAGLTTWHHQMGIPEKQFIIETNGSGVGLIDYDNDGWLDIYLVNGSTYEAEQGKATAPHAALFHNNHDGTFTNVAEKAGVTNDRWGFGVAIGDFDNDGWPDIFVGNFGKNRLYRNNHDGTFTDVAEKAGVTLGNWSTGATFGDYDGDGKLDLFVPGYIHYDFNNPPVPGTKSVSFSGCQFRGVSTMCGPRGLQGEHDHLFHNNGDGTFADVSEKAGVTDPNAYYGFSSIFVDLNNDGKVDLIVADDSTPNYLYINKGNGTFEDASYASGFALNQDGREIAGMGIAVGDYQNNGLLDIVATDFSDDYKVLYHNDGDANFTDVSYHAGIAQEGIPFLGWGVGFLDYDNDGWKDILMVNGHVYPQVDKYDWGTSFAERPLLYHNLKNQKFEYVPPVKGTGLADVIPGRGAAFGDLFNDGKIDVVINVLDSTPVLLRNVNADTHHWVELKLIGGPKSPRDAVGTAVYLTAGGIKRRDDVLSGGSYLSSNDQRVHFGLGDTAKVDQVEIHWPSGFVEKLSLPNIDRIYTVQEGKGIVDELCVACDKSGKESKTK from the coding sequence ATGGGAGGCAACAGTACCGGAGGCGTTCATGCGCCGGTCCATGATGCCGAAAATCGCCCGATTACCGCTGGAGGATTTGTAGACAGCGGCCCCGTCATCTTTCAGGACATCAGCAAGCAGGCGGGTCTGACAACCTGGCATCACCAGATGGGGATTCCGGAGAAGCAATTCATCATTGAGACGAATGGCTCTGGAGTAGGTCTGATCGACTATGACAATGACGGATGGCTCGACATCTATCTTGTGAACGGTTCGACCTACGAAGCCGAACAGGGCAAAGCGACTGCACCTCATGCCGCGCTCTTCCACAACAATCACGACGGCACATTTACGAATGTGGCTGAGAAGGCGGGCGTTACAAATGACCGCTGGGGTTTTGGGGTAGCCATCGGGGATTTTGACAACGACGGATGGCCCGATATTTTTGTGGGAAACTTCGGCAAGAATCGCCTCTACCGCAACAATCACGACGGAACATTCACTGACGTTGCGGAGAAGGCCGGCGTCACGCTTGGCAATTGGTCCACAGGCGCCACATTCGGTGACTACGATGGAGATGGGAAACTTGACCTGTTTGTTCCCGGATACATCCATTACGACTTCAATAATCCTCCGGTCCCAGGCACCAAGTCCGTTTCCTTTTCGGGATGCCAGTTCCGCGGCGTGTCCACCATGTGCGGCCCACGAGGCCTTCAAGGCGAGCATGATCATCTCTTCCACAACAATGGAGATGGAACGTTCGCTGATGTGAGCGAGAAGGCCGGCGTCACTGATCCAAATGCCTACTACGGCTTTTCGTCCATCTTTGTCGATCTGAACAACGACGGCAAAGTCGATCTCATCGTCGCTGACGATTCCACGCCCAACTATCTCTACATCAACAAGGGCAATGGCACCTTCGAAGACGCCAGCTATGCCTCAGGATTCGCTCTGAATCAGGATGGCCGCGAGATCGCGGGCATGGGTATCGCGGTCGGCGACTATCAGAACAATGGGCTGCTCGACATTGTCGCCACTGACTTTTCGGATGACTACAAGGTTCTCTATCACAACGACGGTGATGCCAATTTCACCGACGTGAGCTATCACGCCGGAATCGCTCAAGAAGGCATTCCCTTCCTCGGATGGGGTGTGGGCTTCCTTGATTACGACAACGACGGATGGAAAGACATCCTCATGGTCAATGGACATGTCTATCCGCAAGTCGACAAGTACGATTGGGGCACCAGCTTCGCCGAGCGTCCGCTGCTCTATCACAACCTTAAGAACCAGAAATTCGAGTATGTTCCACCGGTAAAAGGTACAGGCTTGGCAGACGTGATCCCTGGTCGTGGGGCGGCATTCGGCGACCTCTTTAACGATGGCAAGATTGATGTCGTCATCAATGTGCTGGATAGCACGCCCGTCCTACTTCGCAATGTGAATGCTGATACGCACCACTGGGTGGAACTGAAGCTGATCGGTGGCCCCAAGAGTCCCCGCGATGCGGTGGGCACAGCCGTCTATCTAACCGCAGGTGGAATCAAGCGACGCGACGACGTGCTGAGCGGCGGAAGCTATTTGTCATCGAACGATCAGCGCGTCCACTTTGGCCTGGGCGATACGGCCAAGGTCGATCAGGTTGAGATTCACTGGCCAAGCGGATTTGTCGAGAAGTTAAGCCTGCCAAA